In Streptomyces paludis, the genomic stretch GACGGCGTGTGTCGCGCCGGGGGACGGGCGCGCGGCATCGAGGAACGCGTCCACCGACACACCCCCGAACCGCACCCCGAACTTCGACCAGCCCGTCACACAGTGGATGTCCCCCCGGTACACGGACGACGGCAGCGCGTGCGCCTCGTCCCAGGTCCAGGTGCGCGCCTCGGCGACCAGCCCGCCGACGGTCAGCGTCCAGTCCTCCGGGGCCAGTTGGGGGGTGACCTCGGCGGACAGCACGGGCCAGTCGTCGCCCGCGTCGTACTGACCGGGCGGCAGCCCCGCGTTGGGGACACGCGCGCGTCCGGTGAAGCCTCTGGTCACACCCGTACGGCTCACACTCGCACGGTTCACACTTGGCCGGCTCACACTCGTACGGTCCACACTCATACGGACGGCACCTCCGGAGCGGTGGCGAGTGCCTCCAGACCGGCCAGGACCTCCGCCTCGTCCCACGGCCCGAGCACCCGGTCGCGCAGCAGGACCCGCCCGTCGACGACCGTGTCCCGTACGTCGGAGGAGTGCGCGGCGTACGCGAGTGTGGACCACGGATCGTGCAGCGGGCGCAGATGGGGCGCCGCCAGGTCCAGCACGACCAGGTCGGCGCGCTTTCCGGCCTCCAGCGAGCCCAGCTCGTCGCCCAGACCCAGCGCGCGGGCACCCTCGATCGTGGCCATCCGCACCGCCTGCTCCGCGCCGACCGCGGTCGGGTCCCCGGCCGCCTTGTGAATGAGCGCGGCCTGCCGTACGGCGCCCAGCACATCCAGTGTGTTGGAGCTGACCGCGCCGTCCGTCCCGAGCCCGACGGTGACGCCCGCGTCCAGCAGCCGGGGCACCGGGGCGATCCCGCAGCCCAGTTTCAGATTGGACACCGGGCAGTGGGCGACCGAGGTGCCCGTCCGGGCCAGCGCGGCGATCTCGGCGTCCGTCAGCTCCACCGTGTGCGCCAGCAGCAGATCAGGACCGAGCAGCCCCAGCGCGTTGAGCAGCTCCACCGGGCGCTTGCCGTAACGCTCCTCGACGGTGGCGACCTCGCTCGCGTTCTCCGCCGCGTGGATATGCAGCAGCGCGCCGAACTCCCGTGCCAGCGCCGCGATATCGGTCAGCTGGCCGGGCGAGAGCGTATAGGCGGAGTGGGCGAAGAGCACCGGCCGGACGCCCGGCAGGACCGGGCGGCCGGCGAGATCCCGGCGCGCCCACTCCAGCCGGTCCGCGTAGGCGATGCCGTCGGCCGGGCCGGGCACGTCCATGAAGGTCGGTCCGGTGAGCAGCCGCCAGCCCGCCTCGCGCGCGACCCGCTCGGCCGCCTCGTGGAACCAGTACATGTCGAGCGCCGTGGTCACCCCGGCCCGGACGCTCTCCGCGACGGCCGCCCGGACGGCCGCGGCGACGTTGTCCTCCGACAGCAGCCGGCTCTCCCAGCGGATCACCCGCTCCAGGAAGCCCTGGAGCGTCACATCGTCCGCCCGTCCGCGCAGCAGTGTCATCGCCAGATGCGTATGGGTGTTGACCAGGCCGGGCAGGACGAGGCAACCGCGCGCGTCGATCTCCTCGGCCGCCGTGTACCGGGCGCGCAGGTCCGTCGCCGGCCCGACGGCGAGGATCTCGCCGTCGCGGACGGCCACCGCGCCGTCCGGTACGACCGTGCCGGCCGCGTCGACGGTGAGGACGGTGCCGCCGTGCACCAGCAGATCGACACCGCTCACATCGACGCCGCTCACATCGACACCGCTCACATCGACATCGCTCGTATCGGCACCGCTCATCGGGCGTCCTCCGACGCCAGCAGCCGCAGCGCCTCCAGCGCGACCACACTGCCGCGCTCCACCCCGGCCGCGACCGCGTCGCGGTGCGGGTTGTAGCCCCCGGTGGCCTCCTCGTCGACGAGTTCGTCGGCGTTGGCACCGTCGATCACGAGCACCCCGCCCGTGGTGAGCCCCCGCAGACCGCCCGCGACGAACAGCGCGGACAGCTCCATCTCGATCGCCGCGAGCCCCGCTCCCTCGTACGAGGTCAGCGGGATCAGCCCCGGCTGGAAGACGGCCCGCGTCCACACGACACCCCGGTGGTGCGGCGCGCCCTGCTCACGGGCGGCGCGCTGGAGCGCGAGCACCGCCTCGGGGGTGGCCACCGCCGGGTACTCCGGCGGCAGGATCTGCTGGGTGACCCCGTCGTCCCGGACCGCCGCCTCCGCGATGACCAGGTCGCCGTCACCGATCCCGGGCCGCATCGCGCCCGCCGTACCGAACCGCAGGATCGTTCGTACCCCCGCGTCCGCCAGCTCCTGGAAGAGCAGGATCGCGCCCGGGCCACCGACCCCGTGCGAGGCCACCGTGACCGGCAGCCCCCGCCAACTCCCGGTGAACGTACGGTACTCACGGTGGTACGAGACCTCCCGCGCGTCGTCGAGCAGCGCGGCGACCGCCGCCGCGCGCGCCGGGTCGCCCACGACGACCGCGTACGGCGGCAGCCCGGCACGGGGTATACGGGTGATGGGCAGCGGGTCGTGGGTCATGAGGTGACTCCCGTCGGACGGCTCGTACGGCTGTCGCGGCGGCGCCGCTGTGCCGTGCTGAGGAAGAGAGCGCCGAGTGTGACGACGTACGGCGCGGCGTCGGTCGCCTGCTGGGGCAGACCGAGGCCCTGAAGGCGGAAGCCCGCGGCCTCGGCGAGACCGAAGAGCAGCGCCGCGAGCAGCACGCCGATGGGCAGCGCGCGGCCCAGCATGACCGCGACGACGGCGATCCAGCCGCGCCCCGCGGTCATGTTCTCGGAGAACAGCGTCACGTTCCCCAGGGCCAGTTGCGCCCCGGCGAGCCCGCACAGCACACCGGAGACCAGCACCGCCGCGTACTTGTACCGCGTCGGGCTCACCCCGAGGGTGGCCGCCGCGTCGGGTGCCTCACCGACCCCGCGCAGCCGCAGTCCCCACACGTGCCGCGACAGCATCAGCGCCGCCACCCCGACCGACGCCCAGGCCAGATACGCGAGCGGGGAGAAGCCCCCGACCAGCGGGAGCCCGGCGAGCGACGGATCGCCGAAGGTGCCCTGCACCCCGAAGACCGTCCGCAGCAGGAAGCTCGTCAGACCCACGGCCAGCAGGTTCATCGCGATGCCCAGCACCACCGCGTCACCGCGCAGGGTGACCGCGCCGACGGCGAGGATCAGCGAGTACGCGGCGGCGGCCAGCGCGGCGGCCAGCACCCCGAGCCAGGGACTGCCGGTGAACCAGCTCGTCGCCACGGCCGTGAAGCAGCCCATCAGCATCATGCCTTCGAGGCCGATGTTGAAGACGCCCGCGCGCTCGCACACGGCGCCGCCGAGCGCGGCGAGCAGGATCGGCGTCAGCGCGCGCAGCGCCGACATGAGGAAATCGGAGTCGAAGAACATCAGACGGACTCCCCCTGGGGAACGGGTTCCTGGGCGGCGGGTTTCTCCGCCGCCCCGCCGCGCCGGCGCGGGAAGCGCAGCCGGGCCGCCAGGAACACGATGACGATGGCCTGGAGCACCTGCGTCAGCTCGCGCGGCACCTCGGTGGTGCGCTCCATGGCGAGCCCGCCCACCTGGAGGACGGCGAAGAAGAACGCGGCCAGCACCGTGCCCAGCGGGGCCGCCGCCGCGAGCAGCGCCGCCGTCAGCCCCGTCCACGTATAGCCGGGCGCGGTGAGCGCGCCGTCGAGGAAGCGGTACGGGAAGCTCAGCACGCCGATCGCGCCGACCAGCCCGGCGATCCCGCCCGAGGTCGCCATCAGCCGGAGCGTGAGCCCCTTGCGCTCCACCCCCGCGTACGCCGCGAAGCGGGAGTTGAGGCCGGTCATCCGGATCTCGTACCCGGCCACCGTGCGCCGGTCGACGAACCAGTACACGACCGCGGCCAGTACCACGAGCAGCAGCCCGAGCGTCACGGTCGACGAGCCGAACACGGGAAGGGCCACGCCCTCGGGGAGCCGGCGCGTCTGCGGCAGACTGGAGCCGGGCTCCTTGAGGGGATAGCGCGCCAGATACGAGGCGAACGCCGTGGCCGGATAGCTCAGCAGCAGACTGCTCACCAGCAGCGGCACCCCGAAGCGGTTCTCGCAGAGCGCGGCCACCGCCGCGTAGGCCGCGCCCGCCGCGATCCCGGCGGCCAGGGCGAGCACGACGGCCAGCGGCGCCGGCAGCGGTACGTACAGACCGGTGACGGCCGCGGCGATACCGCCGAGCACCATCTGACCGTCCCCGCCCAGGTTGATGAGTCCGGCCCGCAGCGGAATCGCCAGGGCCAGCGCCATCCCGAGCACACTGGTGCCGGTGGTGAGCGTGGCGCCGATCCCGTCGGCCCCGAGCGCGCCGGTGACGACGGCCCCGTAGGCGGCGAACGGATCGGCCCCCGTCCCCACCAGGAACAGCGCCCCGATGACGAGCCCGGCGAGGATGGAGAAGGTGACGGGGGAGCGCAGTGCCCCCGTTATTCGGGCCATGTCGGTCCTACGGGCCATGTCAGTCTCGTTCCGGCGCGGTGGCGTTGAGCGGGGCGGGCGCTGTTGTGGACGCGGGCACAGCGGGGGACGTCGTCCCGCCCGCCATCGCGAGCCCCAGCGTCGCCTCGTCCGCCTCCGCCTTGCCGTACGAGGCGGTCACCCGGCCCTCGTACATCACCAGGACCCGGTCGGCGAGGCCGCGGATCTCGCTGAGTTCGGCGGAGACGAGGAGCACGGCGTGGCCCGCGTCGCGATAGGCGATCAGCTCGTCGTGGATGGCCTGGATCGCCCCGATGTCGACCCCGCGCGTGGGCTGCTCGACCAGCAGCAGCGGTGCCTCGTGGGTGAGTTCGCGGCCGATCAGCAGCTTCTGGAGGTTGCCTCCCGACAGTGCCGAGGCGGGCACGTCGGGCGTGGCCGCCTTGATGCCGAACCGCTCGACGAGGCGCTGTGCGTGGGCGCGTACGGCGGCGGGCGGCAGCAGCCCGCGACGGGAGGAGAGCGAGGCGCGGTGGTGGCCCATGGCCAGGTTCTCCGCGATGGTCGCGGCGGGCGCGGTGCCGACCGCGTGGCGGTCCTCCGGTACGTAGGCGAGGCCCCGCGCGCGCCGCTCGGTGGCCGAGGCGTGGGTGATGTCCGTCCCCTTGAGGCCGATCCGCCCCGCGGTGACCGGCCGCAGCCCGGCGAGCGCCTCCACCAGCTCGCTCTGGCCGTTGCCCGCCACGCCCGCGACCCCGACGATCTCGCCCGCGCGGACGGTCAGCCCGACCCCGTGCACCCCCGTGGTGCTCAGCCCCTCGACATCGAGGACGGCCTCCCCGGGCGTCCCCGCCGGGTGGACCCGGTCGAGATCGACCGCGCGGCCGGTCATCGCCGCCGCGATCGCGTCGGCGCTGGTGTCGGCCGTACGCAGCCGCGCGACCACCCGCCCGTCCCGCAGCACCGTGACGTTGTCGCTGCCTTCGAGCACCTCGCGCAGCTTGTGCGTGACGAGGATCACCGTACGGTCCTGCCCGGTCAGCGTCGTCAGGACCGCGAACAGGGCGTCGGCCTCGGCCGGGGTCAGCACCGCCGTGGGCTCGTCGAGGATCAGCGTCCGGGCGCCCCGGTGCAGCAGCTTCAGGATCTCCACGCGCTGCCGCAGCCCGACCGGCAGCGCGCCGACCCGGGCGTCCGGATCGACGGAGACCCCGTACTCCTCGGCGAGTTCACGCACCCGGCGCCGGGCCGCCGCGCGGTCCACCAGGCCGAAGCGGCGCGGCTCGGCCCGGTAGACGACGTTCTCGGTGACCGTCAGCGAGTCGAACAGCTTGAAGTTCTGGTGCACCATGCCGAGCCCGGCGGCCATCGCCGCGCTCGGGCTCGCGAAGGACACCTCGCGCCCGTCGACATGGATCGAGCCGGCGTCCGGCCGCTCCATCCCGTACAGCACGGACATCAGCGTGGACTTCCCGGCGCCGTTCTCGCCCATCAGCGCGTGGATCTCACCGCGCCGTACGGTCAGATCGACACGGTCGTTGGCGAGCGTGCCGGGGAAGCGCTTGGTGATGCCCCGCAGCTCCACGGCCACGGCGGAGGCCGGGGCCGTGGCACCGGCCTCCGCCGTGGCGGCAGCGTTACTTGGCGGCCGGGTCATCGACCGTCAGCTCTCCGGCCACGATCCGGTCGCGCAGCGCCTCGACCTTCTTCAGCACGTCCTTGTGGTCGGCGATCACGCACTGGGAGGAGTCCACCCCGTCCTCCAGACCCGTGAGGCTGATGCCGCCCTCCTTCAGACCGTACGAGACCGTCTGGCCCGCCTTGCCGTTCAGGACCTGCTCGATGCCCTCGGCGACGGCGACATCGGTCTTCTTGATCACGTTGTCGACGACGGTGCCGGGGGCCGACGGGCACTGGTTGACATCCACGCCGTACGCGAAGGCGCCCTTGGCCTTGGCCGCCTCGAAGACGCCGTAGTTGCCGGCCGCGGCGGCCGCCATGATCTGGTCGGTGCCCTTGGCGAGCAGCGAGTTCGCCTGCTCCTTGGCGCGCGCCGAGTCGTCGAACGGGGACTGGCCGCCGACGAAGCGGGTGCTCGCGGAGGTCTTGGGGGCGACTTCCTTGGCGCCGGCCGCGAACGGGTCGCTGTAGCGCCGGAACTGCGGGGTGTCGAGCACGTCGACCGCGCCGACCTTGCCGCTCTTGCTGAGCAGCCCGGCCTCGGCGCCCGCCAGATAGACGCCCTCGTGCTCACGGAAGACGGCGCAGCTGACGTTCTTGAACGTCTTCGCCGTGCACGCGTCGATCATCAGGAACTGCTGCTTCGGGTGCGCCTCGGCCTGCTGGGCGACGAGGTCGGCGAACTCGAAGCCGACCAGCACGATCACGTCCGGCGCGGCGTCGACCGCGGCCTGCACGTTCTGCTGCTGGGAGGCGGTGTCGGAGGACTGGTAGACCTTCTGCGTCCCGCTGTGCGCCTTGGCCGCGGTCTTCACACCCTCGATCGCGAGCTTGAGGAACTCGTTCTGGCCCACCGGGTCCGGTGTCACCAGGGTGAAGGACTTCGCGTCCTTGGCGGCGGTGCCGCTCCCGGCGTCGGAGGTGTCGGTGTTCTTCGCCGCCGCGTTGCAGCCGGTGACGAGGAGCAGGGTGCCGGCCGCCGCGGCGGCGAACTGGAGTGAACGGGTTCTACGGGACATGGGGCGGCCTTCCGGGGCGGTACGGCGGGGGAGTGGGGACACGGGGGGTGCGGGGGTGCGGCTCGTGCGGGAGCCGCGAAGCTTCATGGAGATGCGTGGCCGAGAGGTGCGTGGCGGGCCACGGACCGGGGGCGGCGGAGCTGCCGAGCGGGATCAGCGACACGCGGGACAGCGGCGACAGCCGTCACTGGCGCATCGGCCGTGGTCGAGGAAGCGGCGCTTGGTCAGCGGCAACACGTCCTCCTTCGCTCGGGATGTCACTCGGACGACACCAGGACGCCACTCGGACGTCGCTCGGGCCCGCTCAACCGCGGGTGCTGGACTTTAACACCGGTTTCCGGACACCCGTGCGACCGTCTCGAAGTGTGGTTCCCCGAGGTCATGTACGGTGTCGCGCACCTTCGGAACATTCAGGAGCCCCCGCCATGACCCAGGAACTGCGCGCCGTCGAGTGGACCGGAAACGCCCTCTCGCTGATCGACCAGACCGTCCTTCCGCACGCCACCGAGATCCGCCGGATCGACGGTGTGGACGCGCTGGTGGACGCGGTCCAGCGGCTCGTGGTGCGGGGTGCCCCGGCGATCGGCGCGGCGGGCGCGTACGGGGTGGCGCTCGCGATGATCGAGGGGGAGCGCGAGGGCCGGTCGCGCGACGAGGTGCTGGCGGCCGTCGCGCGGGTCCGCGCGGCACGGCCCACCGCGGTCAATCTCATGGTCTGTGTCGACCGTGTCATGACCCGCTTCGACGAGGGCCTCGACGCGGTGCTGGCCGAGGCCGCGGCCGTACAGCGCGAGGACATCGGGGCGAACCGCGCGATGGGCGCGTACGGCGCGGACTGGCTCGTCGAACGGACCGGGGTGGACCGGCCGCTGCGGATCCTGACCCACTGCAACACCGGCGCGCTGGCCACGGCGGGGTGGGGCACCGCGCTCGGTGTCATCCGCGAGCTGCACGCCCGGGGCCTGCTGGAGGCCGTGTACGTGGACGAGACCCGGCCCCTGTTGCAGGGGTCACGGCTGACGGCCTGGGAACTCGCCCAGGAGGGCATCACCCACTACGTCCAGGCCGACGGCGCCGCCGCCGGCACGATCCTGAGCGGCCGGGTGGACGCGGCGATCGTCGGAGCCGACCGGATCGCCGCCAACGGGGATGTCGCGAACAAGGTCGGCACCGTGGGCGTCGCGCTGGCCTGCGCCGACGCGGGGATCCCGTTCCTGGTGGCCGCGCCCACGACGACGGTGGACCTGTCCACGGCGTCCGGGGCCGATATCCACATCGAGCTGCGCGGTGAGGACGAGGTGCTGGAGTGGGCGGGGGTACGGACGGCTCCGCCCGGCTCCCGCGGCCACAATCCGGCGTTCGACGTGACGCCGGCGCGGCTGGTGACGGGGCTGGTCACGGAGCGCGGTGTGCTGGAGGTGTCGGCGGGCGAGGTCCCGGCGGACGAGGTCTCCGCGTAACACACGGCCGGGGCCGGGGCAGCCCCGGCCCCGGCCGTGTGTTACGCGACCTCTGCCTCGCTCAGCGCTCCGTCAGCTCCAACTCCAGCAGCCATTCGACGACTTCGGTGTGGTGCCGGGCCTGGCGCGGAGTGTCGCCCCAGACGTACAGGCCGTGGCCCGCCACGACCACCGCGGGCATCCGCGGGTCCCGGGCCGCCTCCAGCCGGTCGCCGAGGACGCCCATGTCCTGGCTGTTGACGATGACCGGCAGGGTCACCTCCACATCGTGGGCGGGCTGCCCGACCCCCTTCAGCATCTCCAGGTCCCTCAGGACGATGCCCCCGGGCGAACGGCGTCCCATCGCCACCGACGCCACGGTGTGCACGTGGACGACCGCCCCCGCCCCCGTGAGCGCGGCGACCCGCGCGTGCAGCGCGGCCTCGGCCGACGGCCGGCCCCCGGCCACCGCCGCCCCCTCGGCGTCCACCAGCACCACGTCCGAGGGCGTCAGCTCGCCCTTGTCGTGGCCGCTCGCCGTGACCGCGAGCCGCAGCGGATCGCGGGACACCACGACGGACAGATTGCCGGACGTCCCCCGCATCCAGCCGAACGACGCGAAACGCGCGGACTCGGCGGCCAGTACGGCCCCGGCCTCTTCGATGTCGGGTGCGGAGGTGGTCACGGGTTGCTCCTTGCGCTGATGGTGATCTCGTCGAACGTCCCCGCCTCGGGGTGGCCGCCGAGGTCCTGCTCGTAGTACGGCTCGCCCGGCCGCCGGATCCGGACCGCGTGCCAGCCCGCGGCCCGGGCCGCGTCCAGCTCGCCCGGCCGGTCGGAGAGGAACAGCAGCCGCTCCGGTACGCCGCCGGTCGCCGCCGCGATACGGCGGTACGACTCCGGCTCCTGCTTGGGGCCCGCGTTCTCCGTGTCGTACAGCCCGGACACGAGCGGCAGCAGGTCGCCCTCCGGGCTGCTCGTGAACCACGCCCGCTGCGCGGCCACGGACCCGGACGAGTACACATGCAGGTGTACGCCGTCGGCGTGCCAGCGCCGCAGCACGGGCACCACGTCGTCGTAGAAGTGCGAGACCAGCTCGCCCCGGGCGAACCCCTCGGACCAGACGATCCCCTGGAGGGTCTTGAGCGGCGTGGCCTTGCGGTCCTCGTCGAGCCACTGGCCGAGCGCCTTCTCCACCCGTACGGCGTCCGCGTCCGGCTCGCCGAGCAGCTCCCGCACGCCCGCGACCGCGCGGGCCACCTCCGGGTCGTCCGCCCGCTCCGCGAGCAGCGCCGCGAAGCGGGAGCGCGAGTACGGGTAGAGCACATCGACGACGAATCCGGTGGCGCTCGTGGTGCCCTCGATGTCGAGCACCACGGCGTCCACCTCGAACCGGAGGCTCACACCGCCGCCCGGTCCTTCGCGTACCCGGCCGCGATCGTGTCGTAGTCGGGGAAGCGCGCGGCGATGGCGGAGCCGGTGAAGCTGCCGATCCAGCCGTCCTCCTCGTGGAAGAACCGGATCGCGGTGAACGCCGGCGCGGTGCCCATGTCGAACCAGTGGGTCGTGCCGCGCGGTACGCCCAGCAGATCGCCCTTCTCGCAGAACACGGCGTGCACCTCGCCGTTGACGTGCAGATAGAAGATCCCGGAGCCCGAGACGAAGAAGCGGACCTCGTCGTCGTCCTCGTGCGTGTGCTCCTGGAGGAACTTCTCCCGTGCGGCCTTCGCCTTCACCGGGTACTCGGGATCGTCGCTCGGGTGCAGCCCGAGGACATCGACCGTGGTGAAACCCTCCTCGGCGTTCAGCCTGTCGATCTCCGGCCCGTAGGCGGCGAAGACGGCGTCGCTGCCGGCGTCCTCGGGGAGTTCCTCGCGCACGGGCCACTGCTCGTAGCGCACACCGAGCGGCGCGAGCGCGGCGGCGATCTCCACGGGGTCGGCGGTGCGGCGCACGGTGGTCTCGGGGCCCGACTCCGGCCACGTCGTCAGCAGGGTCATGGAAACAACTCCGGAAGGTGGAAGGGATGTACGGGATGAGGCGCGGCGGTGGCGGCGGGCTGTGTCCGAATGGCGGACACGGGGCCGGAGCGGACGGGAGGCGGTGGTACGGGGCGCGCGGCCGGGCGGGGCGTGGTGTCAATCGCCGCACGCCGCGCCGGTACAGCGTCGTACCGCTGTCGCGCCTGGTGTTCCCATCGGATGCCTCACTGTCCCGGGCCGGGTGCCGGTCCCGGAATGGTAACCCCCGGCGGTACGGGCGGGCACGTGCGGCGAAGGCGTTGTCTCACTCCATGAGAAGCCGTCCACCGATGTTGCTCAGCGCCCCGCCCGCGCGCGGTGTGCACAACACCGTGCGCGAACCGCGGGGCTCAGGCCGCGTCGGGCACCGCGCCGCTGCTGCCCCGGAAGGCGGGGTGGTCGCCGAGGCGGCGTACGTACTCCCGGAGCCGAGGGTACGCGCTGAGGGTGCCGGCCGGGACGAGGGGGACGAGCGCCACCCACAGGTCCACATCCGCGGCCGTCAGGTCATCGCCCAACGCGTGGCTCGTTCTGGTGAGTTGGTGCTCCAGCAGGCTCAGTGCCGACGATCGCGCGGCGGCCGGCGCGGCCGGGGTGACGTTCCGGTCCAGCAGATCGCGGAGTGTGTCGATCTCCGGGGCGAGGGCCGGCGGGTGCAGGACGGGGCGGGAGCCGTCCGAGCAGGAGAGCGGGCCGGCCAGGTCGCCGAGGATGTCGGAGGTGCGGTTGCTGACGATGCGCCCGCTCCAGCGGTCGCGCAGCGCGGGCGCCGTCAGCGGGCCGTCGTAGTGGTGCACCGTGGCCTCGTACGCGCCACGCAGCGACGCGAAGGCGTCGGGCGTCTCGGCGGGGTGGGTCAGGAGTGTGGTGGCGACCGAACCGTCGAGGCCGAGCAGGCCGAGAGTGATCGAGATACGCAGCGAGCGGGGACAGCTCGCCCGCAGAAAGAGGTCGTAGCGGTGCGGCACCGGGTAGAAGCCGCCGGCGAGGCCGACGCCGATCCGGCTGCGGAAGCGGTACGGACGGGTGCGGGTCGCGGCCGTCCCGGGCCGGGGCCCCGAGGCGGACTGACTCTGCCGGCAGCCACGGGTAGTGGCGGCGCCGGCGCTGCGCGAAGCTGTCTCGGGCATGACTCTCCCTTGGGGGAACGAGGAGGCCACCGCGGCCTTGTGGGCGTCAGGGGCCTGATGCGGGGGTGACGTGCGAGGGCGACTGCGGGCGACCGCGCTGCCGCGCACCGGTCCGGATCGGACGGACCGGTCACGGATCAGTAGGCGCTGGAGACCCGCTGGAGATCGATGTGCAGGCGCCTCGTCAAGCCGTTCCGCGGCAGTGCCACCCGTGCCACCCGTCCTACCCTCGGGGCCCGCGAGACGCGAGACCGCGCTTGTCCCGCCGCGTCGGCGGAACCCGGTCGTCACCCGGAGCACCCCGTCGCGGTGGAAGGGTTGCCTGTCGGCGGGCCGGGGCCGAAGACCACGGGAGCGGGACGAACCCGCGCCGTGGCGCTGACAATCGTGACCGTCCACGCCAGTCTGGGCGCGCTCCGTGACGCCGTCAAGAAGGCCGCGCGTACGGTCTCACGTGGTGGTCACTCGCGTTGACATCCTTTTCGGGGCATGC encodes the following:
- a CDS encoding sulfite oxidase-like oxidoreductase: MSVDRTSVSRPSVNRASVSRTGVTRGFTGRARVPNAGLPPGQYDAGDDWPVLSAEVTPQLAPEDWTLTVGGLVAEARTWTWDEAHALPSSVYRGDIHCVTGWSKFGVRFGGVSVDAFLDAARPSPGATHAVVHSYTGYTTNLPLADLTGGRAWIVWEYGDGPLPAEHGGPARLIVPHLYFWKSAKWVAGLRILDHDEPGFWELNGYHDRGDPWKEQRYSGD
- a CDS encoding ABC transporter permease — its product is MARITGALRSPVTFSILAGLVIGALFLVGTGADPFAAYGAVVTGALGADGIGATLTTGTSVLGMALALAIPLRAGLINLGGDGQMVLGGIAAAVTGLYVPLPAPLAVVLALAAGIAAGAAYAAVAALCENRFGVPLLVSSLLLSYPATAFASYLARYPLKEPGSSLPQTRRLPEGVALPVFGSSTVTLGLLLVVLAAVVYWFVDRRTVAGYEIRMTGLNSRFAAYAGVERKGLTLRLMATSGGIAGLVGAIGVLSFPYRFLDGALTAPGYTWTGLTAALLAAAAPLGTVLAAFFFAVLQVGGLAMERTTEVPRELTQVLQAIVIVFLAARLRFPRRRGGAAEKPAAQEPVPQGESV
- a CDS encoding BMP family ABC transporter substrate-binding protein gives rise to the protein MSRRTRSLQFAAAAAGTLLLVTGCNAAAKNTDTSDAGSGTAAKDAKSFTLVTPDPVGQNEFLKLAIEGVKTAAKAHSGTQKVYQSSDTASQQQNVQAAVDAAPDVIVLVGFEFADLVAQQAEAHPKQQFLMIDACTAKTFKNVSCAVFREHEGVYLAGAEAGLLSKSGKVGAVDVLDTPQFRRYSDPFAAGAKEVAPKTSASTRFVGGQSPFDDSARAKEQANSLLAKGTDQIMAAAAAGNYGVFEAAKAKGAFAYGVDVNQCPSAPGTVVDNVIKKTDVAVAEGIEQVLNGKAGQTVSYGLKEGGISLTGLEDGVDSSQCVIADHKDVLKKVEALRDRIVAGELTVDDPAAK
- a CDS encoding phosphorylase family protein, which encodes MTHDPLPITRIPRAGLPPYAVVVGDPARAAAVAALLDDAREVSYHREYRTFTGSWRGLPVTVASHGVGGPGAILLFQELADAGVRTILRFGTAGAMRPGIGDGDLVIAEAAVRDDGVTQQILPPEYPAVATPEAVLALQRAAREQGAPHHRGVVWTRAVFQPGLIPLTSYEGAGLAAIEMELSALFVAGGLRGLTTGGVLVIDGANADELVDEEATGGYNPHRDAVAAGVERGSVVALEALRLLASEDAR
- a CDS encoding amidohydrolase, with amino-acid sequence MSGADTSDVDVSGVDVSGVDVSGVDLLVHGGTVLTVDAAGTVVPDGAVAVRDGEILAVGPATDLRARYTAAEEIDARGCLVLPGLVNTHTHLAMTLLRGRADDVTLQGFLERVIRWESRLLSEDNVAAAVRAAVAESVRAGVTTALDMYWFHEAAERVAREAGWRLLTGPTFMDVPGPADGIAYADRLEWARRDLAGRPVLPGVRPVLFAHSAYTLSPGQLTDIAALAREFGALLHIHAAENASEVATVEERYGKRPVELLNALGLLGPDLLLAHTVELTDAEIAALARTGTSVAHCPVSNLKLGCGIAPVPRLLDAGVTVGLGTDGAVSSNTLDVLGAVRQAALIHKAAGDPTAVGAEQAVRMATIEGARALGLGDELGSLEAGKRADLVVLDLAAPHLRPLHDPWSTLAYAAHSSDVRDTVVDGRVLLRDRVLGPWDEAEVLAGLEALATAPEVPSV
- a CDS encoding ABC transporter permease; protein product: MFFDSDFLMSALRALTPILLAALGGAVCERAGVFNIGLEGMMLMGCFTAVATSWFTGSPWLGVLAAALAAAAYSLILAVGAVTLRGDAVVLGIAMNLLAVGLTSFLLRTVFGVQGTFGDPSLAGLPLVGGFSPLAYLAWASVGVAALMLSRHVWGLRLRGVGEAPDAAATLGVSPTRYKYAAVLVSGVLCGLAGAQLALGNVTLFSENMTAGRGWIAVVAVMLGRALPIGVLLAALLFGLAEAAGFRLQGLGLPQQATDAAPYVVTLGALFLSTAQRRRRDSRTSRPTGVTS
- the mtnA gene encoding S-methyl-5-thioribose-1-phosphate isomerase, whose translation is MTQELRAVEWTGNALSLIDQTVLPHATEIRRIDGVDALVDAVQRLVVRGAPAIGAAGAYGVALAMIEGEREGRSRDEVLAAVARVRAARPTAVNLMVCVDRVMTRFDEGLDAVLAEAAAVQREDIGANRAMGAYGADWLVERTGVDRPLRILTHCNTGALATAGWGTALGVIRELHARGLLEAVYVDETRPLLQGSRLTAWELAQEGITHYVQADGAAAGTILSGRVDAAIVGADRIAANGDVANKVGTVGVALACADAGIPFLVAAPTTTVDLSTASGADIHIELRGEDEVLEWAGVRTAPPGSRGHNPAFDVTPARLVTGLVTERGVLEVSAGEVPADEVSA
- a CDS encoding ABC transporter ATP-binding protein, coding for MTRPPSNAAATAEAGATAPASAVAVELRGITKRFPGTLANDRVDLTVRRGEIHALMGENGAGKSTLMSVLYGMERPDAGSIHVDGREVSFASPSAAMAAGLGMVHQNFKLFDSLTVTENVVYRAEPRRFGLVDRAAARRRVRELAEEYGVSVDPDARVGALPVGLRQRVEILKLLHRGARTLILDEPTAVLTPAEADALFAVLTTLTGQDRTVILVTHKLREVLEGSDNVTVLRDGRVVARLRTADTSADAIAAAMTGRAVDLDRVHPAGTPGEAVLDVEGLSTTGVHGVGLTVRAGEIVGVAGVAGNGQSELVEALAGLRPVTAGRIGLKGTDITHASATERRARGLAYVPEDRHAVGTAPAATIAENLAMGHHRASLSSRRGLLPPAAVRAHAQRLVERFGIKAATPDVPASALSGGNLQKLLIGRELTHEAPLLLVEQPTRGVDIGAIQAIHDELIAYRDAGHAVLLVSAELSEIRGLADRVLVMYEGRVTASYGKAEADEATLGLAMAGGTTSPAVPASTTAPAPLNATAPERD
- the mtnB gene encoding methylthioribulose 1-phosphate dehydratase yields the protein MTTSAPDIEEAGAVLAAESARFASFGWMRGTSGNLSVVVSRDPLRLAVTASGHDKGELTPSDVVLVDAEGAAVAGGRPSAEAALHARVAALTGAGAVVHVHTVASVAMGRRSPGGIVLRDLEMLKGVGQPAHDVEVTLPVIVNSQDMGVLGDRLEAARDPRMPAVVVAGHGLYVWGDTPRQARHHTEVVEWLLELELTER